Proteins encoded together in one Variovorax paradoxus EPS window:
- a CDS encoding MFS transporter, whose product MTTVVAVRKGGQVTMAADSLVTFGDTRLSHRAEKNQKIFTVEDAAGTSLFAMAGAAAHFLVLQHALAAQEREKLLFGSKHEIFRTFTMLHPVLKDSFFMQTKEDDHEPYESSQFTMLMANQSGIYGIYSYREVFEFKEFWAIGSGRSFALGAMHAAYDIKSRSARDVAEAGIAAACEFDRNSAPPVDVLTLKLKVSK is encoded by the coding sequence ATGACCACCGTAGTGGCCGTCCGCAAAGGCGGCCAGGTCACGATGGCAGCCGATTCACTGGTGACCTTCGGCGACACGCGGCTCTCGCACCGCGCCGAGAAGAACCAGAAGATCTTCACCGTCGAGGACGCGGCGGGCACCAGCCTGTTCGCCATGGCCGGCGCCGCGGCCCATTTTTTGGTGCTGCAGCACGCGCTGGCCGCGCAGGAGCGCGAGAAGCTCCTGTTCGGCAGCAAGCACGAAATCTTCCGCACCTTCACGATGCTGCATCCGGTGCTCAAGGACTCGTTCTTCATGCAGACCAAGGAAGACGACCACGAGCCCTACGAGTCGAGCCAGTTCACGATGCTGATGGCCAACCAGAGCGGCATCTACGGCATCTACAGCTACCGCGAGGTGTTCGAGTTCAAGGAGTTCTGGGCCATCGGTTCGGGACGCAGCTTTGCGCTCGGCGCCATGCACGCGGCCTATGACATCAAGTCGCGCAGCGCGCGCGACGTGGCGGAGGCGGGGATCGCCGCCGCCTGCGAATTCGATCGCAATTCGGCCCCACCGGTCGACGTTCTCACACTCAAACTGAAAGTGTCCAAATGA
- the aceF gene encoding dihydrolipoyllysine-residue acetyltransferase: protein MAAVEVKVPDIGDFDEVAVIEVLVKVGDTVKAEQSLITVESDKASMEIPSSTAGVVKEIKVEIGGKVKEGSVVLVLEAEGAAAAPAPAPAAAPAPAAAAPAPAATAPAPAAAPAAASGPVEIKVPDIGDFKDVAVIELLVKPGDTIAADQSLITVESDKASMEIPSSGAGVLKELKVKVGDTVNIGDLIAILEGSAGAAAPAPAQAAAAAPAAATASAPAPAAASPAPAASPAAAAAPHDPTTAPSANLPHASPSVRKFARELGVPLEEVKGSGPKGRITQEDVQGFTKAVMSGQASTKASAAKAPAGGGSADGAALGLIPWPKVDFAKFGAVERKDLSRIKKLSGANLHRNWVMIPHVTNNDEADITELEAFRVSTNKENEKSGVKVTMLAFVIKAVVAALKKFPDFNASLDGDQLVYKQYFNIGFAADTPNGLVVPVLKDADKKGILQISAEMGELAKKARDGKLGSADMQGGCMSISSLGGIGGTHFTPIINAPEVAILGLSKGQMKPVWDGKQFVPRLTLPLSLSYDHRVIDGALAARFNAYLGQVLADYRRILL from the coding sequence ATGGCAGCAGTGGAAGTGAAGGTGCCGGACATCGGCGATTTCGATGAAGTCGCGGTGATCGAGGTGCTGGTGAAGGTGGGCGACACGGTCAAGGCCGAGCAGTCGCTCATCACGGTGGAATCGGACAAGGCGTCGATGGAGATTCCTTCTTCGACGGCCGGTGTGGTCAAGGAAATCAAGGTCGAGATCGGCGGCAAGGTGAAAGAGGGCTCGGTGGTGCTCGTGCTGGAGGCCGAAGGTGCCGCCGCCGCACCGGCCCCCGCGCCTGCAGCAGCTCCGGCTCCTGCGGCTGCCGCTCCGGCACCCGCAGCCACGGCGCCTGCACCGGCTGCCGCGCCCGCAGCAGCCTCCGGACCGGTCGAGATCAAGGTGCCGGACATCGGCGATTTCAAGGACGTCGCGGTCATCGAACTGCTGGTCAAGCCCGGCGACACGATCGCGGCCGACCAGTCGCTGATCACGGTGGAGTCGGACAAGGCCTCGATGGAGATTCCGTCGTCGGGTGCCGGCGTGCTGAAGGAGCTCAAGGTCAAGGTCGGCGACACGGTCAACATCGGTGACCTGATCGCGATCCTGGAAGGTTCGGCAGGTGCTGCCGCACCCGCGCCTGCGCAAGCTGCCGCAGCAGCCCCGGCCGCGGCAACCGCCAGCGCCCCCGCGCCGGCCGCTGCTTCGCCGGCGCCGGCCGCAAGCCCGGCAGCCGCCGCTGCACCGCACGATCCCACCACGGCGCCCAGCGCCAACCTGCCGCACGCTTCGCCGTCGGTACGCAAGTTCGCCCGCGAACTCGGCGTGCCGCTCGAAGAGGTCAAGGGCTCCGGTCCCAAGGGCCGCATCACGCAGGAAGACGTCCAGGGCTTCACCAAGGCCGTGATGAGCGGCCAGGCCAGCACCAAGGCCTCGGCGGCCAAGGCGCCGGCCGGTGGTGGCAGCGCGGATGGCGCGGCGCTGGGCCTCATTCCGTGGCCCAAGGTCGACTTCGCCAAGTTCGGCGCGGTCGAGCGCAAGGACCTATCGCGCATCAAGAAGCTCAGCGGCGCGAACCTGCACCGCAACTGGGTGATGATTCCGCACGTCACCAACAACGACGAAGCCGACATCACCGAGCTCGAGGCCTTCCGCGTCTCCACCAACAAGGAGAACGAAAAGTCGGGCGTGAAGGTCACGATGCTGGCCTTCGTGATCAAGGCGGTGGTCGCGGCGCTGAAGAAATTCCCCGACTTCAACGCCAGCCTGGATGGCGACCAGCTCGTCTACAAGCAGTACTTCAACATCGGCTTCGCGGCGGACACGCCCAACGGGCTCGTGGTGCCGGTGCTGAAAGATGCCGACAAGAAGGGCATTCTGCAGATCAGCGCCGAGATGGGCGAGCTCGCCAAGAAGGCGCGCGACGGCAAGCTCGGCTCGGCCGACATGCAGGGCGGCTGCATGTCGATCAGCTCGCTCGGCGGCATCGGCGGCACGCACTTCACGCCCATCATCAACGCCCCCGAAGTGGCCATCCTCGGCCTCTCCAAGGGCCAGATGAAACCGGTGTGGGACGGCAAACAGTTCGTGCCGCGCCTGACGCTGCCGCTGTCGCTGTCTTACGACCACCGCGTGATCGACGGGGCTCTGGCTGCGCGCTTCAACGCCTACCTTGGGCAAGTGCTCGCGGACTACCGTCGAATCCTGCTATGA
- the aceE gene encoding pyruvate dehydrogenase (acetyl-transferring), homodimeric type, with amino-acid sequence MSANPENLFGSAANDADAQETREWMDALSSVIQSEGPERAHFLLEQLLEHARQHSIDKPFSANTAYVNTIEPDQEERCPGNLEIEERLRAYMRWNAMAMVVKANRHHPPEGGDLGGHIGSFASLANMFGAGFNHFWHAESENHGGDCLYIQGHVSPGIYARAYLEGRLTEEQLLNFRQEVDGKGLSSYPHPKLMPEFWQFPTVSMGLGPLMAIYQARFLKYLHARGIANTENRKVWVFCGDGEMDEVESMGAIGLAAREGLDNLVFVINCNLQRLDGPVRGNGKIIQELEGEFRGSGWNVIKLIWGSGWDQLIARDKEGALRKIMMETNDGDYQSFKANDGAYVRKHFFGRDPRTLEMVAKMSDDDIWQLRRGGHDSQKVYAAFDAAVKHKGQPTVLLIKTVKGFGMGKIGEGKNNVHQTKKLSDEDIMAFRDRFNIPIPDSQIADLPFYKPADDTPEMKYLHERRKALGGYLPHRRTKADESFTVPSLETFKSVMEPTAEGREISTTQAYVRFLTQLLRDKALGPRVVPILVDEARTFGMEGLFRQIGIYNPAGQQYTPVDKDQVMYYKEDKAGQILQEGINEAGGMSSWIAAATSYSTNNRIMVPFYVYYSMFGFQRIGDLAWAAGDMQARGFLLGGTSGRTTLNGEGLQHEDGHSHILANTIPNCVSYDPTFAHEVGVILHHGLKRMVEKQDNVYYYLTLLNENYAMPGLQPGTEEQIIKGMYLSKQGPVVKAAKGSKEAPTVQLLGSGTILRESFAAQELLEKDWGVSASVWSCPSFNELTRDGQDADRWNLLHPDQTPRVPFVAEQLAPTTGPVVASTDYMKAYAEQIRPFIPKGRTYKVLGTDGFGRSDFRNKLREHFEINRHYIVVAALKALSEDGTVPVAKVVEAIKKYGINVDKVNPLYA; translated from the coding sequence ATGTCGGCAAATCCCGAGAACCTGTTCGGCTCGGCCGCAAACGATGCGGACGCCCAGGAGACCCGTGAATGGATGGATGCACTGTCCTCCGTCATCCAGAGCGAGGGTCCGGAGCGGGCCCACTTCCTTCTCGAGCAGCTGCTCGAACATGCCCGGCAGCACAGCATCGACAAGCCGTTCTCTGCCAACACCGCCTACGTCAACACCATCGAGCCCGATCAGGAAGAGCGTTGCCCCGGCAACCTCGAGATCGAGGAGCGCCTGCGCGCCTACATGCGTTGGAACGCGATGGCGATGGTGGTCAAGGCCAACCGTCACCATCCCCCTGAAGGCGGCGACCTCGGCGGCCACATCGGCTCCTTCGCCTCGCTGGCGAACATGTTCGGCGCCGGCTTCAACCACTTCTGGCACGCCGAGAGCGAAAACCACGGCGGCGACTGCCTCTACATCCAGGGCCACGTCTCCCCCGGCATTTACGCCCGCGCCTACCTTGAAGGCCGCCTGACCGAAGAGCAACTGCTCAACTTCCGCCAGGAAGTGGACGGCAAGGGTCTCTCCAGCTACCCGCATCCGAAGCTGATGCCCGAGTTCTGGCAGTTCCCCACGGTGTCGATGGGCCTCGGACCGCTGATGGCCATCTACCAGGCTCGTTTCCTCAAGTACCTGCATGCCCGCGGCATCGCCAACACCGAGAACCGCAAGGTCTGGGTGTTCTGCGGCGACGGCGAAATGGACGAAGTCGAATCGATGGGCGCCATCGGCCTCGCAGCGCGCGAAGGCCTGGACAACCTTGTCTTCGTCATCAACTGCAACCTGCAGCGCCTGGACGGCCCGGTGCGCGGCAACGGCAAGATCATCCAGGAACTGGAAGGCGAATTCCGCGGCTCGGGCTGGAACGTCATCAAGCTGATCTGGGGCAGCGGCTGGGACCAGTTGATAGCACGCGACAAGGAAGGGGCCCTCCGCAAGATCATGATGGAGACGAACGACGGCGACTACCAGTCGTTCAAGGCCAACGACGGTGCCTACGTACGCAAGCACTTCTTCGGCCGCGATCCGCGCACGCTGGAGATGGTCGCCAAGATGAGCGACGACGACATCTGGCAGCTGCGCCGCGGCGGCCACGACTCGCAGAAGGTCTACGCGGCCTTCGACGCGGCCGTCAAGCACAAGGGCCAGCCCACGGTGCTCCTGATCAAGACGGTCAAGGGCTTCGGGATGGGCAAGATCGGTGAGGGCAAGAACAACGTCCACCAGACCAAGAAGCTGAGCGACGAGGACATCATGGCCTTCCGCGACCGCTTCAACATCCCGATCCCGGACAGCCAGATCGCCGACCTGCCGTTCTACAAGCCGGCTGACGACACCCCGGAAATGAAGTACCTGCACGAGCGCCGCAAGGCCCTGGGCGGTTACCTGCCGCACCGCCGCACCAAGGCCGACGAGAGCTTCACGGTGCCCTCGCTCGAGACTTTCAAGTCGGTGATGGAACCCACGGCCGAAGGCCGTGAGATCTCGACGACGCAGGCCTACGTTCGCTTCCTCACGCAGCTCCTGCGCGACAAGGCGCTCGGTCCGCGCGTGGTGCCCATCCTGGTGGACGAAGCCCGCACCTTCGGCATGGAAGGGTTGTTCCGCCAGATCGGCATCTACAACCCCGCAGGCCAGCAGTACACCCCGGTCGATAAAGACCAGGTCATGTACTACAAGGAAGACAAGGCCGGCCAGATCCTGCAGGAAGGCATCAACGAGGCCGGCGGCATGTCCAGCTGGATCGCGGCGGCCACCTCGTACAGCACGAACAACCGCATCATGGTGCCGTTCTACGTGTACTACTCGATGTTCGGCTTCCAGCGCATCGGCGACCTGGCCTGGGCGGCCGGCGACATGCAGGCGCGCGGCTTCCTTCTGGGCGGCACCTCGGGGCGCACTACGCTCAACGGCGAAGGCCTGCAGCACGAAGACGGTCACAGCCACATCCTGGCCAACACCATCCCGAACTGCGTGAGCTACGACCCGACCTTCGCGCACGAAGTCGGCGTGATCCTGCACCATGGCTTGAAGCGCATGGTCGAGAAGCAGGACAACGTCTATTACTACCTGACGCTGCTGAACGAGAACTACGCGATGCCAGGCCTGCAGCCCGGCACCGAAGAGCAGATCATCAAGGGCATGTACCTGTCCAAGCAGGGGCCGGTGGTCAAGGCCGCCAAGGGCAGCAAGGAAGCGCCGACCGTGCAACTGCTCGGTAGCGGCACCATCCTGCGCGAGAGCTTCGCGGCGCAAGAGCTGCTCGAGAAGGACTGGGGCGTGTCGGCTTCCGTGTGGAGCTGCCCGAGCTTCAACGAGCTCACCCGCGACGGCCAGGACGCCGACCGCTGGAACCTGCTGCACCCCGACCAGACCCCGCGCGTGCCCTTCGTGGCCGAGCAACTCGCGCCCACGACCGGCCCGGTGGTCGCATCGACCGACTACATGAAGGCCTATGCGGAACAGATCCGCCCCTTCATTCCGAAGGGCCGCACCTACAAGGTGCTGGGCACCGACGGTTTCGGCCGCAGCGACTTCCGCAACAAGCTGCGCGAACACTTCGAGATCAATCGTCACTACATCGTGGTGGCCGCGCTCAAGGCGCTGAGCGAAGATGGCACCGTGCCGGTGGCCAAGGTGGTGGAAGCGATCAAGAAGTACGGCATCAATGTCGACAAGGTCAACCCGCTCTACGCTTGA